A DNA window from Pseudomonas sp. B21-056 contains the following coding sequences:
- a CDS encoding fructose-bisphosphate aldolase has product MTTNQPSNRFTPLTQIATTHPVLLIDTQAPLPELHACISERLHATLDYLSLMACASLRDSATNDVNTVTNVARILVQDVADVFGVIERRGLES; this is encoded by the coding sequence ATGACAACGAACCAACCATCCAACCGCTTCACCCCTCTCACCCAAATCGCAACCACCCACCCCGTCCTGCTGATCGACACCCAAGCTCCGCTCCCCGAGCTCCATGCCTGCATCAGCGAACGCCTGCACGCGACGCTCGACTACCTGAGCCTAATGGCCTGTGCCAGCCTGCGGGACTCGGCAACGAACGATGTCAACACCGTCACCAACGTCGCACGGATCCTGGTGCAGGATGTGGCGGATGTGTTTGGGGTGATTGAACGGCGCGGGCTCGAAAGCTAA
- a CDS encoding epoxide hydrolase family protein has product MLIEPFSIDIPERDLEDLRHRLRNTRLPEPLPDQGWSEGMDMGVLRDLLAYWSTGFDWRAREAELNRLPQFVASIGGQRVHFVHQRGIGPDPMPLVLTHGWPGSFIEMQRIIPLLTDPASHGGDPADAFHVVVPSLPGYTFSAPFMQAGMGPHEIAGVWHGLMASLGYDRFGAQGGDIGAGVSIWLGVRFPEQVTGIHLNYIPGSYRPPLGETEPPQTEEERLFLQRAAAFGDAEGAYAHLQRTKPQSLAVGLNDSPAGLLAWMGEKLLAWCDTDPAIDRDWLLTNVTLYWLTKCIGSSFRQYVEGSKRPLQFNSGERVQPAVGVALFPKELPMPPRSWVERCCTVERWTTMPRGGHFAALEQPELLVADIRAFFRALR; this is encoded by the coding sequence ATGCTCATCGAACCCTTCTCCATCGACATCCCCGAGCGCGACCTGGAAGACCTGCGCCATCGCCTTCGCAACACACGACTGCCCGAGCCATTGCCCGATCAAGGCTGGAGCGAAGGCATGGACATGGGCGTGCTTCGCGATCTGCTCGCCTATTGGTCGACCGGGTTCGACTGGCGCGCCCGGGAAGCCGAGCTCAATCGCTTGCCGCAGTTTGTCGCCAGCATCGGCGGGCAAAGGGTTCACTTTGTCCATCAGCGGGGTATCGGGCCGGATCCGATGCCTCTCGTGCTGACCCATGGCTGGCCCGGTTCGTTCATCGAGATGCAGCGCATCATTCCATTGCTGACGGACCCGGCCAGCCACGGTGGCGATCCGGCGGATGCGTTCCATGTGGTGGTGCCATCGTTGCCGGGCTACACCTTTTCGGCGCCGTTCATGCAAGCGGGCATGGGGCCTCATGAGATTGCCGGGGTGTGGCATGGGTTGATGGCCAGTTTGGGCTATGACCGGTTTGGCGCCCAAGGCGGGGATATTGGCGCGGGTGTCTCGATCTGGCTGGGGGTGCGGTTTCCCGAGCAGGTGACTGGCATTCACCTCAACTACATTCCGGGCTCCTACCGCCCTCCCCTGGGTGAAACCGAGCCGCCGCAGACAGAGGAAGAACGGCTTTTCCTCCAGCGCGCCGCCGCGTTTGGCGATGCCGAAGGCGCCTACGCCCACCTCCAGCGAACCAAACCCCAGAGCCTGGCCGTGGGTCTGAACGACTCACCGGCCGGGTTGTTAGCCTGGATGGGGGAAAAGCTGTTGGCCTGGTGTGATACTGACCCAGCCATTGACCGTGACTGGCTGCTGACCAACGTGACGCTCTACTGGCTGACGAAATGCATTGGCTCATCGTTTCGTCAGTACGTGGAGGGCAGCAAGCGACCGTTGCAATTCAACAGCGGGGAGCGGGTTCAGCCTGCGGTTGGGGTCGCGCTGTTTCCCAAGGAACTGCCCATGCCGCCAAGAAGCTGGGTGGAGCGGTGTTGTACGGTCGAGCGCTGGACCACGATGCCACGCGGCGGTCACTTTGCGGCGCTGGAGCAGCCGGAGTTGCTGGTGGCGGATATCCGGGCGTTCTTTCGGGCCTTGAGATAA
- the fdhF gene encoding formate dehydrogenase subunit alpha — MINIFDPASDIDLGTPARESEVQVSLSIDGREISVPSGTSVMRAAALLGTTIPKLCATDSLEPFGSCRMCLVEIDGMRGYPASCTTPVTEGMVVRTQTSRLAGLRRNVMELYISDHPLDCLTCSANGNCELQTVAGQVGLREVRYGYEGDNHLAETKDVSNPYFDYDPSKCIVCNRCVRACEETQGTFALTITGRGFDSRVAAAGGDNFLDSECVSCGACVQACPTATLMEKSVVEIGQPERSVITTCAYCGVGCSFRAEMKGDQLVRMVPDKNGQANHGHSCVKGRFAWGYATHPDRITKPMIRKHINDPWQEVSWDEAVNYAASEFRRIQLKYGRDSIGGITSSRCTNEETYLVQKLVRAAFGNNNVDTCARVCHSPTGYGLKQTLGESAGTQTFDSVMLADVILVMGANPTDAHPVFGSQLKRRLRQGARLIVIDPRRIDLVDSPHARADLHLQLRPGTNVAMLNALAHVIVTEGLVNQPFVDERCEVADFARWRDFVSLPENAPEVLGPVCGVPAEQIRAAARLYATGGNAAIYYGLGVTEHSQGSTSVMGIANLAMVTGNIGREGVGVNPLRGQNNVQGSCDMGSFPHELPGYRHVSNETVRAQFEQAWNVSLQPDPGLRIPNMFEAALDGSFKALYCQGEDIAQSDPNTQHVTAALSALECVVVQDIFLNETAKFAHVFLPGSSFLEKDGTFTNAERRISRVRKVMEPLAGKADWEATVALSEALGYKMDYKHPSDIMDEIARLTPTFTRVSYAELDRHGSLQWPCNDEAPDGTPIMHIDEFVRGKGRFMLTGYVPTEEKVNSRYPLLLTTGRILSQYNVGAQTRRTDNVAWHEEDRLEIHPTDAENRGIVEGDWVGIGSRAGQTVLRAKVSERVAPGVVYTTFHFPESGANVITTDNSDWATNCPEYKVTAVEIVRVSQPSEWQKRYQAFSDEQGRLLRERRQAEKAEVRR, encoded by the coding sequence ATGATCAACATTTTCGATCCCGCCAGCGATATCGACCTGGGCACCCCGGCCCGCGAAAGCGAGGTGCAGGTCAGCCTGAGCATCGACGGCCGCGAAATCAGCGTTCCCTCCGGCACCTCGGTGATGCGCGCCGCAGCCTTGCTCGGCACCACCATCCCCAAACTCTGCGCCACCGACAGCCTGGAACCGTTCGGTTCCTGCCGCATGTGCCTGGTAGAGATCGACGGCATGCGCGGCTATCCGGCCTCGTGCACCACACCGGTCACCGAAGGCATGGTGGTACGCACCCAGACCTCCCGACTCGCCGGCCTGCGGCGTAACGTGATGGAGTTGTACATCTCCGACCACCCGCTGGACTGCCTGACCTGTTCGGCCAACGGCAACTGCGAATTGCAGACGGTGGCGGGGCAGGTCGGCCTGCGTGAAGTGCGCTACGGCTACGAGGGTGACAATCACCTGGCCGAAACGAAGGACGTTTCCAACCCTTACTTCGACTATGACCCGAGCAAATGCATCGTCTGCAACCGCTGCGTGCGGGCCTGCGAGGAAACCCAGGGCACCTTCGCGCTGACCATCACCGGGCGCGGCTTTGACTCGCGGGTGGCGGCCGCCGGCGGTGACAACTTCCTCGACTCCGAATGCGTCTCCTGCGGCGCCTGCGTGCAGGCCTGCCCGACGGCAACGCTGATGGAAAAAAGCGTGGTGGAGATCGGCCAGCCGGAGCGTAGCGTCATCACCACATGCGCCTACTGCGGTGTCGGATGTTCCTTCCGCGCCGAAATGAAAGGCGACCAACTGGTGCGCATGGTCCCGGACAAGAACGGCCAGGCCAACCACGGCCATTCCTGCGTCAAGGGGCGTTTCGCCTGGGGCTACGCCACCCACCCGGATCGCATCACCAAGCCGATGATCCGCAAGCACATCAACGATCCGTGGCAGGAAGTCAGCTGGGACGAGGCCGTCAATTACGCGGCCAGTGAATTCCGTCGCATTCAGCTGAAATACGGACGCGATTCCATCGGCGGCATCACGTCCAGCCGCTGCACCAACGAAGAAACCTACCTGGTGCAGAAACTGGTGCGTGCCGCCTTCGGCAACAACAACGTCGACACCTGTGCCCGGGTCTGCCATTCGCCGACCGGTTATGGCCTCAAGCAAACGCTGGGCGAGTCCGCCGGCACCCAGACCTTCGATTCGGTGATGCTGGCCGACGTAATCCTGGTGATGGGCGCCAACCCGACCGACGCCCACCCGGTGTTCGGCTCGCAGCTCAAGCGGCGTCTGCGCCAGGGCGCGCGGCTGATTGTCATCGATCCACGGCGCATCGACCTGGTGGATTCGCCCCACGCCCGCGCCGACCTGCACCTGCAACTTCGCCCAGGCACCAACGTGGCGATGCTCAATGCACTGGCCCACGTGATCGTCACCGAAGGCCTGGTCAACCAGCCTTTCGTCGACGAGCGCTGCGAGGTGGCGGATTTCGCCCGCTGGCGTGACTTCGTCAGCCTGCCGGAGAACGCGCCCGAGGTGCTGGGCCCGGTGTGCGGCGTGCCTGCCGAGCAGATCCGCGCCGCCGCACGGCTCTACGCCACTGGTGGCAACGCGGCCATCTACTACGGCCTCGGTGTGACCGAACACAGCCAGGGCAGCACCTCGGTGATGGGCATCGCCAACCTCGCCATGGTCACCGGTAACATCGGTCGCGAAGGCGTCGGCGTGAACCCGTTACGCGGACAGAACAACGTGCAGGGTTCCTGCGACATGGGCTCGTTCCCCCACGAGCTGCCCGGCTATCGCCACGTCTCCAACGAGACGGTACGCGCCCAGTTCGAACAGGCCTGGAACGTCAGCCTGCAACCTGATCCGGGGCTGCGCATTCCGAACATGTTCGAGGCGGCGCTGGATGGCTCCTTCAAGGCGCTGTATTGCCAGGGTGAGGACATCGCCCAGAGTGATCCGAACACCCAGCACGTCACCGCGGCCCTGAGCGCCCTGGAATGTGTGGTGGTGCAGGACATCTTCCTCAACGAGACAGCCAAGTTCGCCCACGTATTCCTGCCGGGCAGTTCGTTCCTCGAGAAGGACGGTACCTTCACCAACGCCGAACGGCGCATTTCCCGCGTGCGCAAGGTGATGGAACCCCTGGCCGGCAAGGCCGACTGGGAGGCCACCGTGGCCCTGTCCGAAGCCCTGGGCTACAAGATGGACTACAAGCACCCGTCCGACATCATGGACGAGATCGCCCGCCTGACGCCGACCTTCACCCGGGTCAGCTACGCCGAACTGGATCGCCATGGCAGCCTGCAATGGCCGTGCAATGACGAAGCGCCGGACGGGACGCCAATCATGCACATCGACGAGTTCGTGCGCGGCAAGGGGCGCTTCATGCTCACCGGCTACGTGCCGACCGAAGAGAAGGTCAACAGTCGCTATCCATTGCTGCTGACCACCGGGCGTATCCTCAGCCAGTACAACGTGGGGGCCCAGACCCGGCGCACCGACAACGTCGCCTGGCACGAGGAAGACCGTCTGGAAATCCATCCGACCGATGCCGAGAACCGCGGTATCGTCGAGGGCGATTGGGTCGGCATCGGCAGTCGTGCCGGGCAGACAGTGCTGCGTGCCAAGGTTTCCGAGCGAGTGGCGCCAGGGGTGGTCTACACCACCTTCCACTTCCCGGAATCGGGTGCCAACGTGATCACCACCGACAACTCCGACTGGGCCACCAACTGCCCGGAATACAAGGTGACGGCGGTGGAAATCGTGCGGGTCAGCCAGCCTTCGGAATGGCAGAAACGCTACCAGGCCTTCAGCGATGAACAGGGGCGCCTGCTGCGTGAACGCCGTCAGGCCGAGAAAGCCGAGGTGCGCCGATGA
- a CDS encoding nucleotidyltransferase domain-containing protein — protein MVSVVVQEEVRSRLRRAESEHEVKVLLAVESGSRAWGFASPNSDYDARFIYVNKPEWYLSVGLEERRDVIEYPIVDDMDINGWDLRKALRLFWKSNPGFVEWLQSTIIYEHSGSFHERAKALLPQVYSVESGIYHYRSMAKTNYRGYLQAPQVPLKKYFYVLRPLLSVRWLEQFNTPAPIEFDTLRTVIEGQSELQSAIDDLLAIKRTSPELGLSPQVMPIQQFIERELLRLEAIKPTRSERKEVEPLLSALFRSVLEETWG, from the coding sequence ATGGTTTCAGTGGTCGTCCAGGAAGAAGTCCGAAGTCGTCTTCGTCGTGCTGAGAGTGAGCATGAAGTGAAGGTCCTACTCGCCGTGGAGTCAGGCAGTCGTGCCTGGGGGTTTGCCTCGCCCAATAGCGATTACGACGCCCGTTTCATCTACGTCAACAAGCCTGAATGGTACCTCTCTGTCGGACTCGAGGAACGACGCGACGTCATCGAATACCCCATCGTCGACGACATGGACATCAATGGCTGGGACCTGCGCAAGGCATTGCGACTGTTCTGGAAGTCCAATCCAGGCTTCGTCGAATGGCTTCAGTCCACCATTATCTATGAGCACTCAGGATCTTTTCACGAACGAGCCAAAGCCCTGCTGCCACAGGTGTATTCGGTCGAGAGTGGTATCTACCATTATCGCAGCATGGCCAAGACCAACTACCGGGGGTATCTGCAGGCTCCTCAAGTGCCGCTGAAAAAATACTTTTACGTGCTGCGACCCTTGTTATCGGTGCGATGGCTGGAGCAATTCAATACACCTGCTCCCATTGAGTTTGACACGCTGCGAACGGTCATCGAGGGGCAATCAGAACTCCAGAGTGCGATCGACGACCTGCTGGCAATCAAACGCACATCTCCAGAATTGGGGCTGTCCCCACAGGTCATGCCCATCCAACAGTTCATCGAGCGCGAGCTGCTTCGTCTTGAGGCCATCAAGCCGACCCGTAGCGAACGCAAAGAAGTCGAACCCTTGCTGTCAGCGCTGTTTCGTTCAGTGCTGGAAGAAACCTGGGGATGA
- a CDS encoding formate dehydrogenase subunit gamma, producing the protein MPDETLHLPLIQRVLEREKDTPGALLPILHAIQEGCGYVPDAAVPEIAHALNLSQAEVRGVISFYHDFRTTPPARHTLRLCRAESCQSMGAEQLAAQLREQLSLDDHGTSADGSISLRPVYCLGACVCSPALELDGQLHARLTPERLRELVNGCLEEGTC; encoded by the coding sequence ATGCCCGATGAGACGCTTCACCTGCCTCTGATTCAACGTGTATTGGAGCGCGAAAAGGACACCCCCGGTGCCTTGCTGCCGATTCTTCATGCCATCCAGGAGGGCTGCGGGTACGTTCCCGATGCGGCCGTCCCGGAAATCGCCCATGCCCTCAACCTCAGCCAGGCTGAAGTGCGCGGGGTGATCAGTTTCTACCACGATTTCCGTACCACGCCGCCCGCGCGCCATACCTTGCGCCTTTGCCGGGCGGAGTCCTGTCAGAGCATGGGGGCCGAACAGCTGGCTGCCCAATTGCGCGAACAACTGTCGCTTGACGATCACGGCACCAGCGCCGATGGCAGCATCAGCCTGCGGCCGGTCTACTGCCTGGGTGCCTGTGTCTGCTCGCCGGCCCTGGAACTGGACGGCCAGTTGCACGCGCGGCTGACACCTGAGCGCCTGCGCGAACTGGTCAATGGCTGTCTGGAGGAAGGCACATGCTGA
- a CDS encoding DUF6998 domain-containing protein — protein sequence MDGKEPVLQLPEVIRDLWRAQQALVNHYSSTRLKFTLDGRLVGDIAEALALEYFDLVLPPKRTGGVDALTRNGRTVQVKATGRINSGPAFTPGVGFADHLLFFRIDFTSNTASVAYNGPEAPVRSLLPKEDWKGTKVIALRDVQKLAAQVIREDFLPFRSFMDERAL from the coding sequence ATGGATGGAAAAGAGCCCGTATTGCAGTTACCCGAGGTAATACGCGATTTATGGAGGGCACAACAAGCACTGGTTAATCACTATTCGAGTACGAGACTGAAGTTCACTCTCGACGGGCGTCTGGTGGGAGACATCGCAGAAGCCTTGGCACTGGAGTACTTCGACCTTGTGCTGCCACCTAAACGTACAGGTGGCGTGGATGCGTTGACTCGAAATGGAAGGACCGTGCAAGTGAAGGCAACGGGTAGGATCAATTCAGGACCCGCTTTTACGCCGGGAGTGGGTTTTGCCGACCACCTGCTCTTTTTCAGGATCGACTTCACGTCGAACACTGCATCGGTGGCCTATAACGGGCCAGAGGCTCCTGTCCGGAGCTTGTTGCCTAAGGAAGACTGGAAAGGAACGAAGGTGATCGCCCTTAGGGACGTCCAGAAACTGGCTGCACAGGTAATCCGTGAGGACTTTCTTCCATTTAGATCCTTCATGGACGAGAGAGCACTGTAA
- a CDS encoding Fic/DOC family protein: MNFDPFGDFETAGYLQNSLQLKDPTEVKESEHLSFELSIEDALAYLSKKKVIDYKAVLKVHETLFSGFYHWAGKDRNELVPHLAVFKGSHDDPRSTAFERPDLIKLSVDYALRLAADKKRFRDHPGEVMGQLAFAHPFLDGNGRTILLLFMELCYRARFAIDWSRTSKDDYLRALSDEIREPCQGYLDHYLKPFVVDISSRDEWPETINGIKGLDGLDKEDITYESLNNPEVQQIYKTYRTRPSGIQSSQESEN, from the coding sequence ATGAACTTTGACCCGTTCGGCGATTTCGAAACAGCTGGATACCTTCAGAATTCGCTACAACTTAAAGACCCCACTGAAGTAAAAGAGTCAGAGCATCTTTCGTTCGAGTTGAGCATTGAGGATGCTCTTGCTTATCTCTCCAAGAAAAAAGTTATCGATTACAAAGCTGTGCTCAAAGTTCACGAGACCCTGTTCTCTGGCTTCTATCACTGGGCAGGGAAAGATCGGAACGAACTGGTACCTCACCTCGCGGTTTTCAAGGGGTCCCATGATGATCCCCGCAGCACCGCCTTCGAACGACCGGACCTCATCAAGCTGTCTGTCGACTATGCGCTCAGGCTGGCAGCAGACAAAAAGCGCTTCAGGGACCACCCTGGAGAGGTGATGGGCCAACTCGCTTTTGCACATCCCTTTCTGGACGGTAATGGACGCACAATATTGTTGCTATTCATGGAGCTCTGCTATCGGGCCAGGTTTGCTATCGACTGGTCAAGGACAAGCAAGGATGATTACTTACGGGCCCTCAGCGACGAAATTCGAGAACCTTGCCAAGGATATCTTGATCACTATCTAAAACCCTTCGTAGTGGATATATCAAGCCGTGATGAATGGCCAGAAACCATTAATGGCATCAAAGGCCTGGATGGCTTGGACAAAGAAGACATCACGTACGAGAGTTTGAACAATCCCGAAGTCCAACAGATCTACAAAACCTATCGGACGCGGCCTTCCGGCATTCAATCCTCTCAAGAATCAGAGAACTGA
- a CDS encoding formate dehydrogenase subunit delta: MSTESLIKMANQIGQYFSSEPDKTLAVNGVRQHIQSFWTPVMRNQLMKWRVENPGDELHPLVQAALTES; this comes from the coding sequence ATGAGCACCGAAAGCCTGATCAAGATGGCCAACCAGATTGGCCAGTACTTCTCCAGCGAGCCGGACAAGACACTGGCCGTGAACGGCGTGCGTCAGCATATCCAGAGTTTCTGGACGCCGGTCATGCGTAATCAGCTGATGAAATGGCGAGTGGAGAACCCTGGCGATGAGTTGCACCCTCTGGTGCAGGCGGCATTGACGGAGTCGTAG
- a CDS encoding formate dehydrogenase beta subunit, producing MLKLCIPRDSVARAVGADSVVAALMRESERRQLPLEVQRTSSRGLYWLEPLLELESANGRLGFGPVTPADVPGLLDALAGDPGNHPLALGPVEEIPYLKSQQRLLFARAGITRPLSLDDYRAHGGFQGLARALQQDGAQVVASVLDSGLRGRGGAAFPAGIKWRTVRDAPGTQKYVVCNADEGDSGTFADRMLMEGDPFLLIEGMIIAGIAVGATMGYIYVRSEYPDAVAALNDALVIAREAGYLGADVAGSGRTFELEVRVGAGAYICGEETALLESLEGKRGTVRAKPPLPALQGLFGLPTLVHNVLTLTSVPVILEKGAQFYRDFGMGRSLGTMPFQLAGNIRRGGLVERAFGLTLRELVEEYGGGTATGRPLKAAQVGGPLGAWVPPSQFDTPLDYEAFAAMGAMLGHGGVVVADDSLDMAHMARFALQFCAEESCGKCTPCRIGSTRGVEVVDRLLASTDAGARQEQVLLLQDLCDTLQYGSLCALGGMTSYPVASALKHFPADFGMATTEAEQ from the coding sequence ATGCTGAAGCTCTGCATTCCCCGCGATTCGGTAGCCCGTGCCGTCGGCGCGGACTCGGTGGTCGCTGCCCTGATGCGCGAGTCCGAGCGTCGGCAGTTACCGCTGGAGGTGCAGCGCACCAGTTCCCGTGGCCTCTATTGGCTGGAGCCGCTGCTGGAGCTGGAAAGCGCCAACGGCCGGCTGGGCTTCGGTCCCGTCACACCGGCGGACGTGCCTGGGTTGCTCGACGCCCTGGCAGGCGACCCCGGTAACCATCCATTGGCCCTGGGGCCGGTGGAAGAAATTCCCTATCTCAAGAGCCAACAGCGTCTTCTGTTCGCTCGCGCCGGTATCACCCGGCCGCTGTCCCTGGACGACTATCGCGCCCATGGCGGCTTCCAGGGCCTGGCTCGCGCGCTCCAACAGGATGGTGCACAAGTGGTTGCCAGTGTGCTCGACTCGGGCCTGCGCGGCCGGGGCGGGGCGGCATTCCCGGCCGGCATCAAGTGGCGCACCGTGCGCGATGCACCGGGCACGCAGAAGTATGTGGTGTGCAACGCCGACGAAGGCGACTCCGGCACATTCGCCGACCGCATGCTGATGGAAGGCGATCCGTTCCTGCTGATCGAAGGCATGATCATTGCCGGTATCGCTGTGGGCGCGACCATGGGCTACATCTATGTGCGCTCGGAATATCCGGACGCTGTCGCTGCCTTGAACGACGCCCTGGTCATCGCCCGCGAGGCCGGCTACCTGGGCGCCGACGTGGCGGGCAGTGGCCGCACCTTCGAGCTGGAAGTCCGGGTGGGGGCGGGTGCCTACATCTGTGGCGAGGAAACCGCTCTGCTGGAGTCCCTCGAAGGCAAGCGTGGCACGGTTCGCGCCAAGCCACCGTTGCCCGCGCTGCAAGGCTTGTTCGGTCTGCCGACCCTGGTTCACAACGTGCTGACCCTGACCTCGGTCCCGGTGATCCTGGAGAAAGGCGCGCAGTTCTACCGCGACTTCGGCATGGGCCGTTCCCTGGGGACGATGCCGTTTCAACTGGCTGGCAACATCCGCCGCGGTGGTCTGGTGGAGCGCGCCTTCGGCCTGACCCTGCGGGAACTGGTGGAAGAATACGGCGGTGGTACCGCCACTGGCCGGCCGCTTAAGGCCGCCCAGGTGGGTGGCCCGCTGGGCGCCTGGGTGCCACCTTCGCAGTTCGACACGCCGTTGGACTATGAAGCGTTTGCCGCCATGGGCGCGATGCTCGGCCACGGCGGTGTGGTGGTGGCCGATGACAGCCTGGACATGGCGCACATGGCCCGTTTCGCCCTGCAGTTCTGCGCCGAAGAATCCTGCGGCAAATGCACGCCGTGCCGGATCGGCTCCACCCGTGGGGTGGAAGTGGTGGACCGGCTGCTCGCCAGCACCGATGCCGGTGCCCGTCAGGAACAGGTCCTGTTGCTCCAGGATCTCTGCGACACCCTGCAATACGGTTCGCTCTGTGCCTTGGGTGGGATGACCTCCTATCCTGTCGCCAGCGCCCTCAAGCATTTCCCTGCCGACTTCGGTATGGCGACCACGGAGGCCGAGCAATGA
- a CDS encoding tRNA (adenine(22)-N(1))-methyltransferase, which yields MNEQTLSMRLERVAAQVPVGARLADIGSDHGYLPVALTRRGVIVAAVAGEVAMTPFRSAERTVRENGLERWISVRLADGLAAIEPGDGITAVSLCGMGGETIRDILERDKSRLNGQERLILQPNGGEQPLRLWLVENGYRILCEEVLRENRFDYEVIVAERSGPVTYTAEELYFGPLLMQARSPAFLDKWQRRLRQKHKTLASFARARQAVPGEEVQDVARQIRWITDLLR from the coding sequence TTGAACGAACAGACATTGTCCATGCGCCTGGAGCGGGTGGCGGCGCAGGTGCCGGTGGGGGCGCGCCTGGCTGATATCGGCTCGGATCACGGTTACTTGCCGGTGGCGTTGACGCGCCGTGGCGTCATCGTCGCGGCGGTGGCCGGGGAGGTGGCGATGACACCGTTTCGCTCGGCCGAACGGACGGTGCGCGAGAATGGCCTGGAGCGGTGGATCAGCGTGCGTTTGGCTGATGGTCTGGCGGCAATCGAGCCGGGAGACGGGATCACGGCGGTCAGCCTGTGTGGCATGGGCGGGGAGACGATCCGCGACATCCTCGAGCGCGACAAGTCACGCCTGAACGGCCAGGAGCGCCTGATCCTGCAACCCAACGGCGGCGAGCAGCCACTGCGCCTGTGGTTGGTGGAAAATGGCTACCGCATTCTCTGCGAGGAAGTGCTGCGGGAGAACCGCTTCGACTACGAAGTCATCGTCGCCGAGCGCAGCGGGCCGGTGACATACACCGCCGAGGAGCTGTACTTCGGTCCGCTGCTGATGCAGGCGCGCAGCCCGGCCTTCCTGGACAAGTGGCAGCGCAGGCTACGCCAGAAACACAAGACCCTGGCGAGCTTCGCCCGGGCACGGCAGGCCGTGCCCGGGGAAGAGGTACAGGACGTTGCCCGGCAAATCCGCTGGATCACCGATTTGCTGCGTTGA
- a CDS encoding OmpW/AlkL family protein, with the protein MRKLNVLNAALLIGVMSASTAQAFEAGDILIRAGAVTVDPRESSSSVRVDRGSLAGTDLGGKASLNSDTQLGLNFAYMITDHLGVELLAATPFEHDVNISGTSGGVADGKLGSLKHLPPTVSLIYYPLNNKAAFQPYLGVGINYTWFYDESVGSRASAAGFDSFHASNSWGWAAQVGADYMLTDRLMLNAQMRYIDIETDAYVSNTTLGVRSKVNVEVDPFVYMVGLGYKF; encoded by the coding sequence ATGCGTAAATTGAATGTTCTGAACGCCGCCCTGTTGATCGGGGTGATGTCGGCCTCGACCGCCCAGGCCTTCGAAGCCGGCGATATCCTGATCCGTGCGGGGGCCGTGACCGTCGACCCTCGGGAAAGCAGCTCGAGCGTGCGGGTTGATCGCGGCAGCCTCGCCGGTACCGACCTGGGCGGCAAGGCGAGCCTGAATAGCGATACCCAGCTTGGCCTTAACTTCGCCTATATGATTACCGACCACCTGGGCGTCGAGCTGCTGGCGGCGACGCCATTCGAGCACGACGTGAATATCTCCGGCACCTCCGGCGGCGTGGCCGATGGCAAGTTGGGATCCCTCAAGCACCTGCCACCCACGGTGAGCCTGATCTACTACCCGCTGAACAACAAGGCTGCCTTCCAGCCCTATCTGGGCGTCGGTATCAATTACACCTGGTTCTACGATGAAAGCGTCGGCAGCCGCGCCAGCGCCGCGGGATTCGACTCGTTTCATGCCAGCAATTCATGGGGGTGGGCGGCCCAGGTGGGCGCAGACTACATGCTCACCGATCGCCTGATGCTCAACGCACAGATGCGCTATATCGACATCGAGACCGATGCCTATGTGAGCAATACAACGCTTGGGGTCAGGTCCAAGGTGAATGTCGAGGTGGACCCTTTCGTGTACATGGTCGGGCTGGGTTACAAATTCTGA
- a CDS encoding GNAT family N-acetyltransferase, whose product MNRLSIQPICALSPGVQVLEAEAVTEGFRFLTRLIAEWESGVNQFDRSGEGFFGVFRDDQLIAVGGLSYDPYAGSDTGRLRRVYVARASRGQNVGRFLVNHLLEHATQRFRAVRLSTDTPEGAAFYLRCGFQTIRDDFATHVKSLTPTT is encoded by the coding sequence ATGAACAGACTGTCAATACAGCCGATCTGCGCGCTTTCTCCTGGCGTTCAGGTGTTGGAAGCAGAAGCGGTTACGGAAGGTTTCCGGTTCCTTACGCGCTTGATTGCAGAGTGGGAAAGCGGCGTGAACCAATTTGATCGGTCCGGCGAGGGATTTTTTGGTGTCTTTCGCGACGATCAACTGATCGCTGTCGGTGGCCTTTCCTATGATCCCTATGCCGGATCAGACACCGGAAGGTTGCGCAGGGTTTATGTCGCGCGTGCATCAAGAGGTCAGAATGTGGGTAGGTTCCTGGTCAATCATCTTCTGGAACATGCAACCCAGCGGTTTCGTGCAGTACGCCTATCCACGGACACGCCAGAGGGAGCCGCGTTTTACCTTCGCTGTGGGTTCCAGACAATACGGGATGATTTTGCTACACATGTGAAGTCACTAACCCCGACAACGTAG